The Helianthus annuus cultivar XRQ/B chromosome 15, HanXRQr2.0-SUNRISE, whole genome shotgun sequence genomic sequence AATGTTTTCTCTCAGACCCGGTTGAACCACATCCAACCCTTCAGCTGCCTGGTTCATCATGTCTAGACCCGCATGCAACCGGGCCCGTATATGTTCATTGGATGCCAGCTCAGCCGGGATAAGATTCCTCCAACCCAAGAACCAATTATAAACCTCTTGAAAATCAGGTTTTGAGCATAACCATTGGTATAAAACCTCTTGCCATTTGTTGAAAAACACATCCATTATATGAAGCATATGATGAACTGGAATGACACCGGCCCAGTTCAAAACCCAATAAAACTGCTCAAGCTTCTGTTCAGCTGGGTTGACTTGAAATTCATGCATAACCGCCAATAGTTTCGGAATAATAAACCGGACCATTATTTGTTCCCAGCTTACCGGATCGAAAACCGGTTTCCACGGTGATAAAATCGTGTAAGCTGACACGTCGCTCGGGTGCCAAACATGAAGAACGCTTTCTAATCGGTTTCTTATGGTAGGATAAAAGGTTTCGAGTTTTTGCCCTAATAAAGGTAGCCAAGGATGAACCCATTTATGTATGGCAATATGTTCATGAAGCGGGTCCCATGAGTTGACAGCAGCCGATAGTTTCGGCATAACGATGTTATCAAGTATTGTTTGAAGAGCCTGATGTGGCATTAATTTTTCCCATGAATCAAGAAACTTTAGCAGCGGTTCTGGGTCCCGTGCTTGCCATGTGTTTGTGCTCGATATTCTTAAAGCTGGAAAAACGACTTCCATAAAAAGCTGAGTGTATGGCGAATCGAATATCTCATCTCCTTGTAACAGATCTTTCCAAACTGACACAACATTTAGATGGCTTTCCGGGTGTATTAGTGGGTCCCACCCTTGAAATTCTCTAAAGAACAAAGGCAAAGCAAAAGAACATGCAATTGTAGATAAACTACCGAGTTTGTACTCATCGGGAAACCGTTTTTGTAAATTCCCAAATGATTTAGCAAGTGAGTCTAAAGTCAACGTACCCGTTTGACTCTCGTCACCTAAACGTTCCACCACATTAACAATCTCTTCCATGCTATCGAGTTGTTTTTTCTGTCGGCTAGCATCCGTTTTTAATTGTTCCTTTTCTTTTTGCAAAGTGACAACCGTCTCTCGTTCGTTCCTCAAATCCTGATCGATTTTTTGAATATCCAGCTCAGCCAAATCAAGAATTAATCTTACATTATGTTGGAGTTCGGGCATTGGGACGTCTTTCTCCCGTGATATCTCTTCAGCATTCAAATTCTCCAAATTTGTCAACACCCGAACTTGCGGGCCCCGCATATCGAACACTTTTTGCACCACATCCAACCCCTGTTCTTGTTTCTTAACCAGCAATTCCTCCGCGGTTACgtaatctttcttcttcttctttaacCGACCTTGCTTTAACCACATCTTCTCTTTCGGTTGACTTTCAGAAACAGGATGAGGTAAACCCTTATTCTGATCTACCGATTCTTGTAATATAGGCAAGTTAACCGCTTCTTTATATTCGTTATACCCCATTCCCATGTTTTTCGGACGCAATTTTGCTTCAATCGGAGCAACGATACCTTGCGCGTTTTTCCCGAGCCCACCTCCTTTGTACCCCattttttcaagtaattttgccCCGATCCCTTTTGTGTGATTCTCGAAACCGCCTATATTTCCATCGGTTTTTGCGTCTCTCTTTTCTGACCGAGCTCGAGATGAATTCTTGTTTAATTTGGTTTTCTCCATTTCCTCGCGCCTTTGAAGTACACGCTCCTTGAACTGTTTACCAAATGCAGTAGGAAGAAAGTCATTGCTGGTATCGTTGACTTCGTCTTTAGCACTGCTGACATTCTTTGACCCGAAACCAAGGCCGAGACCAGAATGGGCTGAACCCGAGGCACCGAAACCTAAACCAGGCATGCTCCCGTCGTCTTCATCGACTTGATCATCTTTCTCATTCTGTTCTTTCAAGTTCTGATTGATTTCTTCGGTTGGCATCACAACGCCTTTAGATACGAAATTCATTGGCTTGGTTAAATCTTGTTTTTTGGAAAAGTCTTTTCTTCGTTTATTCTTGCGGGACCCACCTTCTGAGTCGCTGTCACTGTCAGCAAAGATACCGTAGAGCACATCATCTTTGGTTTGGTGGCGTTTTTCTTTGCGTTTTCCGTAATAAAATTCCCCACCAATCCATTTACCGTCTTCATAATCATTATCCATCCCAAATCTCTCCATTTCTTGGTCTTCATCCATGGTTCCTTGGTATACAAACCTGCAACATGATCGAAAACAAAAAAACTCAAACTTTGCacagaaaacaaacaaacaaacaaagattCTTTTCTTAAAAAACAAGAACTATACACCATGAATCATAAGAGCTGATAGAACTTTTTACAAGCTAACACATGGATTAAATTATGTGTAGCGTTAATAGTTATTTAGATTGAAGTTGCTAATCTCTTTCAAAAATGAATCGACTTTGACACTATGCCCAAACAAACTATTCACCGGGCCTTTATTCTCAATGTGAAGTTTGAGCATACATTTTATTTCACTTTTTTAAGTTAACATCACATACAGTATTCATCTAGATCGAAGTAAAACAGAAATTGTTATATAAACcctaaaaagtaaaaacaaacATAATGACCAATATAGAGTTATAGACCACAAAAATCCAACTTAGGAAAGAAATATTGATGTAGGAAGATCTACAAATTTACCCAGGTGCAAAACCATTCTATGTTACTAACTATATTGTGAAACCATCTTTCATATGTTAGTGACTTGTGGGAGAAAAAAAACTAGAACTGATGCTGCTCATTTTGCCATTAAAATAGacctgtaaacgaaccaaacaaaCACGGACGGAGATTTGTTCATGTCTGTTcgtttaactttaaccgaacagaTGAACATACTTGAACAGTTAAGCAAACAAAAGttcttgtttgtgttcattcgtTAAAAAATTCTATGTGTTCATGTTCTTTTGTCAATATTCTAAACAACCGcatacgaacataaacaaacgaacagaAGTTCTTGTTCGTTTTTGTTCATTGGTTCATTTACATGCCTATGTTCCAACAAGCAAATACTTTATGCATACCAGTTTCTTAGGGCAACAATGGGCAGGGCACATTATCTAGGATCTAGGGGTGTTCGTTGATTCAGGTTTCGGATTATTTGGTTCAGTTTCCggttttaaactaataaaaccaTTCAAAGGATtgaacaaactaaaatcaaaatttaAGCCTTTAGGGGCATTGGGATAAGATAATTAGATGAAGTCATAAAACTAAAGAGAGTGGGCTGATGATGTATTTGGACTAAATATAAACTAAAACTATAAAATGGGTTATTCCGGTCAACCGGATTGAGATTTCACGGAACCAAATAACTGGATTGCTTAATCTGTTTAGTTTGCAAACTGAATCAACACCAAAATGATATTCGTTTGAGTTGTGGTTCGATATTCGGTTTAACACCGAGATATAAGCACCCCAACTAGGATCATCAATTCACCATTCGTATGGGTTCTACTTCACTGACATGGACCAAACAAGCactttaattttaaaaaatttcCATCAAGATTCTTTCTTCACTTGCATCATATGAAATATGCTTTTTGTAACCAATAAATGAGTATTTAACTACCTAAAGTCTACAATATAATCTACTTACTAGTTTCTAAAAAAATATTACAGAGATAGCATCAAAAAATCCTAGAAAACTATCAACAAAAATGGCTATTGACGTTCTCTATTGCTCAATTACATTGTCTGTTATCATGGTAAGAAGAAGCAACATGTAATCCAACAAGCAATAAGGCTTCCGGATCAGGATGGGCCAACTAAAAAAAGGTCAGGCTGGTTTGGGTCAGAACGGGTTTGGGTCAGTACGGGCTaaaaattaacaaaaacaaaacccAGATCGTTCTCCAAATTCTCAACATAACCAAAAGAGGATGAATCAGATATAACTATTAAATGATGAACCTGGTTTTAGAAATTCATGTTCATGAAACTTAAATGATGAACAAGTTCTGAATCAGAATTCCTAAATTCACTCCATTTAAGAAATTGTAAACAGTGGCAATTTTacccaaaaaaataataaaaattgaaGGCAGGCAGCAGGCTCAATTTCAAGTAATTAGGTTAATGATATTGGCACATAACCAGGTATGGCTCGATTTAAGGTCGTAAAATCAACATAATTACAAGAATTTGAAATTTTAGAGCTGCAGAttgcaggttcaaggatcctaaGAACCCTAATTATCAACTTCAAGACTTAATCATATTTTTCTTACAAACAATAAGGAAAAAAACCCTAGACTACAAATTGAAGCAATTGGAAGGATAGAACAACAATTGAGCCCATTACAGTATGCACAAATCTCAAAATCAACCCTCCCATACATACTTAAAACACATACATAGATTATTAGAAGGGGTATGGCGACAAATGATGATAGCAGCATATATCGTACCTTGATCTTACACGATGGGGTGATTACAGATGAGAAAGTTGACGATGAAGATGATATCAATCAACGGTGGCAGACGGTGGTCGGAGCAAAGCGTCGTGTTGGAGTTTAATATAAACCGTTGAGATGATTGACAATATTCAGCCCCCAAAGGCCAAACCGACCTAGGTTAAGTTAAGCCAGgaacaatgttttaaaaaccggtttttaagtcATACCGGGTTGGGCtctaaaatggttcaaccggttgaaccgggttgtatCGGGCGGTTAAACCGGGTTACTAGTTAACCCTATAAATTCCACAAAATACCAATTCATCTAAAAAACAATCTTATCTCAACTAGGATTTATGTAACTGattatagttttatctaaaagcaactatttttattgtaaactattaagcattttaagaatatttttattagttatacACAATATTGCATTGTATGAGGTGAGTAATAGTTTCAACAACGATGAAATATTGGAATAGAAGCCACTAGGTTAATTATCGGAAATATGGAAAATCAATATTACCTTAATAtcgtattttattaaaattaagaaaTCAAATCTTAAGATAATGTAAACCGGTTCAATGGTTTGAACCGGTAGAACCGGATTTACCGCCGATACATAAGACATGCCGTATTCGGGTTTTGCCGGCTTTTATCGTACCGGACTCGTGTCCGATATCCGGTTTAACCGGCCGGTTCAAaccggtatttaaaacattggCCAGGAaccgagttttttttttttttttccttttttcatTTTATTCCTTTTTCTTtgaagagttaattgccaaaatagTCTCTATGGTTTGGGTTGTTTTGTCAGtatagtccaaaggtttcatttttaacatctggatccaaaaaggtttcatcgttgccatttttgtccaactgacttaactccatccatgcTTCTCAGTTAGTCAAGGGGTATTTTTGCATTTCATGTATTCTGAATTAtattaaagattataaaaggagAACAAAAACTGTTGTGATGGAGGATCGAACCTGGGCCGCTGGCCTGTTCACTAACAAACACAAAAGACAGTAGCCAGTGAGCCATGCTCACATTTGTGCAATAAATGGATCTTTATTGATTTTATTCTTTGATTCAGTTCATCACCTACACCTGAAAACAGATGACCAAAGAAACCCTAATCTTTCAAGTTCAAAATTAATCATGATTGCACCATGTTAATACAGATTAACCATGGGGCTTTTGATCTGTACCATGTTAATACCTAATCTTTCATTTTAATTCAAACCCTAGAGTCCGCCTAGTATTAACCGACACTGTTGTTTTCCCGTTTCAGTCTGCGGTCGTTTTCCAGTGACGTCCGACGACATCGTATCGTTTAAAACTGACCAAATCATTCCCAAATAAATGTAAGATGATTGTCTCTAATGTTGTTCGATCATAACCGAAACTGATTAACAACATATTATTGCCTCAATGATTCAAATTATATAAACAAAATATCGACATTAACTTTGATTTCAGTATCGAACCAATTCTTGTTGAACTTTGAACATGtgcagatcaaaagcccaaactTGAAGATTAAGGTTTCTTTGGTCGTCTGTTTTGAGGTGTAGGTGAACAACTGAATCAAAGAATAAAATCAATAAAGATCCATTTCTTGCACAAATGTGAGCATGGCTCACTGGCTACTGTCTTGTGCGTTTGTTAGTGAACCGGCCAGATGCCCAGGTTCGATCCTCTCTCACAACAGTTTTTGTTctccttttataatctttaataTAATTTAGAATACATGAAACGACAAAAATACCCCTTGACTAACTGAGGAgcatggatggagttaagtcagatggaccaaaatggcaatgatgaaacctttttggatccagatgttaaaaataaaacctttggactatACTAGCAAAAcagcccaaaccacagggactattttggcaattaactcttctTTGAATATAGTTTCACCCTTATACCCAACTTTCTAAAAGTATACTTATATTCTCTATGCTCTGCTGCTGAGTTGTTACTCAAATAGTTTCTTAAGTGGAAATGCCACCACCAAAAACTACTTTATCTTTCCGGCAATTTTAACACCCACCATAACCACCCATTTGTTCTGGTCTCAAATTGaagcaccaccaccatcacaaccttTGAATCGAAGCACTACCAACATGACAACCCTACTGTCATGGCCTCTAGTTGAAGCGACACCACCAAAACAACCCCTCTGTCATGGTCTCTAATTAAAGTCATTTTTTCTAGCTATTGGCCGTGTCAGACGTCTTACCACGAACAAACAATAGCTATTATGCatgccgtgcatcgcacgggctttctccctagtcatattaaataatgaatatcattttcacgtattttgttataagtattagtaaatttatgttattagacatatatttaatttctgaAAACTTGTTTGTGGTAAGACGTCTGACACGGCCGGTTCATAACATGTAAGACAATACGCCTATAAAGGGGCGtgcttaaactttattaaaccatggaccataagttgtttccttggcaaaacttgccggccaaaaagaagtgaaaaaaGATGTCTTCCAAGGAAAAAAAATGAAACAGAAAAAGGAAAACTGCATAACCTCTCGCACGCCTTCCTATCTTATTGGATAACACATAGACCAAACTTTAGCTAACGCATGCCACCGTCATCCCCAATCCCATCACCAGCCAATTGACTGCAGTGAAATAACGAAAAGAAAACTATTAAAAATGGTATACTATGTTTACGTATATATGCATCAAAAAGTAGTACGGGTTTTCATTACTAACACTAAGTGCAGACGGTATACCTTTCATGTGGGTCACTGTCAACTGTTTCTTCTAAATCCGAATCTGTATAAGCAGGCCTACGAAGGAAAAGCACGAAATTGTATGCTCTATAAAGATACATAATCTAGAATGAATATTCTATATATACAATGTAGTTTGTAGGGGGCATACCATGTGATGCTTGTTTCTTCTACCGTGGGTCAAGATGGCTTCTAGTGTGGTCCATTTTTCTGAATACCCAGCAACAGAATCGTTCCTTGCCATGGCCACACGTGTAGACATAGCGGTTATAGGTTGTTGGAGAGAAGGCGGGTATGGGCTGCAATATGGACAAAGATTGATAAAGCCATTTAGATGGTCTTTTGGAATGGACAACGTTAATTAACACAAAATTAAATGATGATTGTTATGGGAAAATGATAAGTCACTTACTTTTATTAGAGTGAAACCGAGAAGTTAGGGGTTTGCATACAAAGGAACATAACAATTATAGCCACATTAATATAATAAAGTAGAATTAAAAACATCATTAAAGCTGTATTTATGAAGGTAAATATGTAGTTAGGGTCTGTAATCAATGTTCTTTAATTGATGTATGATTAGAATATAATTTAATGTCATGTTAAATTAGAAACCATACATACTGTAAGGAACATGTATAACAATATATCACTAAGTAACATTAACTATTGATTATTTTTAGAATATGGTTAAGAACACATAGTAAATTAGGTGACATATACATATACTGATTTTAagctttttaaaatttttaataaaaagacTTCTACATATATCTATATACAAAAGCTtcgaaaaaaatattttttaaaacattgaatTAATTTCTTACGATATATTTAACACGTTAAGTCAAAACTGCAATTGATGCATTAGCAAAAAGATGCTCGGCCAAAAATGTGGGTTAGCTAATTTATGTTTCTGTGTTCGTTTATTCTTGAGATGGGAAAGAAAAGAATAGAAATAGTGAATATAATGATACACAAATGTAACAACAAATGCCTCTAAAGAGACTTAAAATTGCAATCTAAGATATATACGGAACCAAAAGATGCCATTGGGCCAAAGGCCACTTGAAACTGACTCCAGATATGCATAAAATGATACACTTGGTTGTTCCCATGGTGCTCATTTATAGGTAATATGCATAAAAAGAGGTCACAATTTCGACCTGTTTACTTATAAATGGGTTGATTTGGCTATTCTTTATCTCAAATGGTTCAAGagagtaaaaagaaaaaaaataatgcAGTGAAGAAAACTGGACaaatgggtcaaacgggttgaaGTTACCTAAAGTGATGATGGCGATGCTATTAAGGTTTTAATACTTACCTGTAGCATTTTTAAAGGTAAAAATATGAATTATGTGTTTTGTTACAACTTACAAGCATGCCTTCATTTTTATGAAACCCAAAAGGGGAAAAACGCTATATGAGCATGGTTCGTGTTTTACATTTACAATCACACAGTGTAACTTAGTTAACTGTTGCAAAATACAATGTTCTATTTATGCAGTTATTACTTTTCAGAAACACGAAGATTAATTAGTTTATTTCGATATTTAAAGTAACATTAATCATTTTAGAAATGAGTTCCAAATACCCACTTAAAACATTTTGTTTGATAAAACATTTGCAACCCATTGCCATATAAATGCTCAAAGATCTTTCTTGGTGACATAAATGATACACTTGGTTGTTCCCATGGTGCTCATTTATAGGTAATATGCATAAAAAGAGGTCACAATTTCGACCTGTTTACTTATAAATGGGTTGATTTGGCTATTCTTTATCTCAAATGGTTCAAGagagtaaaaagaaaaaaaataatgcAGTGAAGAAAACTGGACaaatgggtcaaacgggttgaaGTTACCTAAAGTGATGATGGCGATGCTATTAAGGTTTTAATACTTACCTGTAGCATTTTTAAAGGTAAAAATATGAATTATGTGTTTTGTTACAACTTACAAGCATGCCTTCATTTTTATGAAACCCAAAAGGGGAAAAACGCTATATGAGCATGGTTCGTGTTTTACATTTACAATCACACAGTGTAACTTAGTTAACTATTGCAAAATACAATGTTCTATTTATGCAGTTATTACTTTTCAGAAACACGAAGATTAATTAGTTTATTTCGATATTTAAAGTAACATTAATCATTTTAGAAATGAGTTCCAAATACCCACTTAAAACATTTTGTTTGATAAAACATTTTGTTTGATAAAACATTTGCAACCCATTGCCATATAAATGCTCAAAGATCTTTCTTGGTGACATTAATCAAAGTGTGCACTAACCGTGAGCTTCCGAACAGTAACAAAATCAATCCTAATCTTCTTCCAGTACTCTAAATCAGCCAACAACTTCTTCAAATCAGACCTTGTAACCCTACTCAAAACCCCATCATCATCCACCACATAAGTTTCTTTAGGAGGCCCATCATTCAGCACATCAAATTCAGAAGCAAATGCAGACGCACACCCAAAATTGGGCTAAAATTAAGTGCCAATAGGATAGCTGATATCAGTTTTCAGAACACCATTCCTACTAATTCAAAAATCGTTAATATCACATATCAAGTAACGAAACAAACACTATTAGTTTTGTGCATCAGAAACCCTAAGTTATAAGACACGAAATTGAATCACCCAGCGTTACGGGTTACCTGTTTATTaagattagagagagagagagagagagagacaatgGAGATCTCAAATCGTTTCTGAATCTTCGTTTTTGGATGTCAATCAACTTGGATCTGGTTCTTGCGAAGTCTGGTATCTGGTCGACTGAGACCTGTATCTTGGATGGATGATCCTATTTTCCACAATCCTTGCAAAGCATTGGAAAAACCTTCTGGTGATTTATTAAGAGAAAGAAAGAGTATATAGAGGGAGCGGATGAAGACAGAGAGTTAAACTATTGAGTTGCAGAATTGAATTCAGGTATTGGTTTCAATTAATTGAATTTTATTAAAGAAATATAGAGGGAGCGGAGAGAAGGCAGAGAGTTAAACTATTGAGTTGCAGAATTCAGGTAATGGTTTCAATTAATCGAATTTTATAAAGTATTTAAGTCAAATGATTTAATAtaaagttatcaatttaattgtatttatcaATTTATTCTTATGTAGAAAGACTAATTTGTCCCTTTACTAACTTCATTGAGTTATTGTTATTAGATATATGGATAAGTCAAAAGGCATAATGTAAACCTATGTATTTAAGAGGCtcataatgaaggttgtaaaaaagttgatataactaaatttttaagtatatatagatgttttattacaaaagtaattgttgatTGAAAAGTTAAGATCCAATTACATTATGACTATAGGTACGTAGCTAATTAATAGAAAAATTAATTGAAAAGTTAAGATTCCATTAGATAATTACAAGTATGTAGCTAAGTAATTTATACTATATAATACAAGAAACCAtattagggacacttgtcatgaTATTAGGActtctcttatagataattattattttaatttaatatcttttaattaataattaattatagataatcatcctattaaatattatttagtttaatatcttatggataattactattaatttaatttattctaatgaattatagataactctccttctaaatattatttttttaatctcttctacttaactatagataattattatttattttaaatttaatgcatacttctcatttataatattaactaggttagaaccctctgtattacacgggtttaataaaataaatatacttaGTAACTACATACGGTTTTTGTAATAagatattattaatttttttaattaaaattttaaatttgaatcCGAAAGTAATATATTAGTAAACTTAATACATAAATCGAAAGTTAATAACAAACCCTACCGTGAAATGAAACCGATGACCATTTTGATCGGTTTCACGGTTTTAAATCGAATTGTGAACATCCTTAGTAATAACTAATAAGgttaatttgtgtttttttttataataagttATTAaaataacttttgaaaataatgtaAAACCACAaagtttgaaatatatatatttttttgtttgaTGAAGATATAACttaattagttttattatatATCTAGAGTTTGAACCTAGGTTATAAACCTGGTTAAATCAGTATTAGAGATAACAAGTATACTTTATATACTTTAATATTTCATTTCTTAactatttcttttattttctcttcttattactaactatttaatattttactgATTCAACTACGTGTCCCCATAGGTATATAATCTGAAAGAGAGTGAAATAAGAGGAGAAATAAATATTCGACTgactaaattattttattatttagtatataaaatttatttattcaacccgtgtaatacacggggtatAACCtagtctatactatataataaaagaaaccattaaagggacacttgtcattattctagaccattcttaattatagataattattatttaatttaatttattaaatttaatatatattttaaacataAAATATCGACTtatgtataatatatattatcactaggttataaccccgtgtgttacacgggtcaagtaaatgaattttatatactaaataataaaacaatatatatttagaaacctcttttattgcacgggttgaataaatataattttatatattaaataataaaaagttatatctataagaaccatattgtacgggttgaataaatataattttatataccaaataaaaaagtaatATCTTTAAAACCGCTTGTTTTACACGAGCTGAATAAaagtaatattgtttaccaaataataagatAATACATCTTTAggaaacctcatttattacacgggttgaataaatgtaattttatataccaaataataaaaaagttacatctttaaaaatatgtgtattacacaggttgaatacaTGTAATTTCctttactaaataataaaaaaatatatatccttaaaaaaactCCGTGTATTGTACTAATTGAATAAAActtttttatatatcaaataataaaaagttatattttaaaaaacctcATCTATTCACGTACGGGTcgaaaaatgtaattttgtatagtaaataataaaaaaggtatatctataaaaaaaaaccacgtgtattacacgggtttaataaatctattttatataccaataataaaaaagtCACATCTTTCAATATTCTAATGGATAATACTCGATACGCGATGAatatggtgattgtgaagatggttcttgaaaagaagatatgttattcaagaagcaaatcaacatctatttgagtgataaaatgttGATACCAATTCCGACaaattgatttataaattatgtaataaaattgatataatatttattttagtaataaaaataaaaatatttcatatattaatacaaagtttggttttcataataaatattttgttttatttaaaaatatcttaaattaataatttaaattttagaataatattttattagaaaaatagaagaatgatattcaaaatttaaagtaggatgaaattt encodes the following:
- the LOC110909889 gene encoding septin and tuftelin-interacting protein 1 homolog 1; its protein translation is MDEDQEMERFGMDNDYEDGKWIGGEFYYGKRKEKRHQTKDDVLYGIFADSDSDSEGGSRKNKRRKDFSKKQDLTKPMNFVSKGVVMPTEEINQNLKEQNEKDDQVDEDDGSMPGLGFGASGSAHSGLGLGFGSKNVSSAKDEVNDTSNDFLPTAFGKQFKERVLQRREEMEKTKLNKNSSRARSEKRDAKTDGNIGGFENHTKGIGAKLLEKMGYKGGGLGKNAQGIVAPIEAKLRPKNMGMGYNEYKEAVNLPILQESVDQNKGLPHPVSESQPKEKMWLKQGRLKKKKKDYVTAEELLVKKQEQGLDVVQKVFDMRGPQVRVLTNLENLNAEEISREKDVPMPELQHNVRLILDLAELDIQKIDQDLRNERETVVTLQKEKEQLKTDASRQKKQLDSMEEIVNVVERLGDESQTGTLTLDSLAKSFGNLQKRFPDEYKLGSLSTIACSFALPLFFREFQGWDPLIHPESHLNVVSVWKDLLQGDEIFDSPYTQLFMEVVFPALRISSTNTWQARDPEPLLKFLDSWEKLMPHQALQTILDNIVMPKLSAAVNSWDPLHEHIAIHKWVHPWLPLLGQKLETFYPTIRNRLESVLHVWHPSDVSAYTILSPWKPVFDPVSWEQIMVRFIIPKLLAVMHEFQVNPAEQKLEQFYWVLNWAGVIPVHHMLHIMDVFFNKWQEVLYQWLCSKPDFQEVYNWFLGWRNLIPAELASNEHIRARLHAGLDMMNQAAEGLDVVQPGLRENISYLKAREQRQFQATAAQAARVDDVGIDLSLKEVIEVHAQENNLLFKPKPGRMQDGHQVYGFGNISIIIDSLNQKVYAQTEDRWSLVSLEQLVKLEKGYVMRRR